A region of Dioscorea cayenensis subsp. rotundata cultivar TDr96_F1 chromosome 5, TDr96_F1_v2_PseudoChromosome.rev07_lg8_w22 25.fasta, whole genome shotgun sequence DNA encodes the following proteins:
- the LOC120260036 gene encoding uncharacterized protein LOC120260036, whose product MKLEIAQFVAQCLTCQQVKVEHQRPGGLLHPLLNPEWKWENIAMDFVSSFPKTNKGFDSVWVVVDRLTKSAHFLAVKTSLSLEKLVELYIDQIVKLHGVPVTIISDQDSRYQASIQMAPYEALYGRWCRSPICWDDMEESKLLGPEIMLITVENVCQIKDRLQATHSRQKSYADNRRRNLEFHVGEHVFLKVAPTKGIVHFGVKGKLSPRFIGPFKILECISEFLGFELNSDLSYEEQPVKIVDFKKQELRKRVIPHVKV is encoded by the exons ATGAAACTGGAGATTGCACAATTCGTGGCTCAATGTTTGACTTGTCAACAAGTAAAGGTGGAGCATCAGAGACCTGGAGGACTTCTCCATCCTCTTCTTAATCCTGAGTGGAAATGGGAGAACATAGCGATGGATTTTGTGTCCAGTTTCCCTAAGACCAATAAAGGTTTTGATAGTGTGTGGGTAGTGGTTGATAGATTAACTAAATCTGCTCACTTTTTAGCTGTCAAGACAAGTTTGTCTTTGGAAAAACTTGTTGAGCTGTATATTGACCAGATTGTGAAGCTTCATGGTGTTCCAGTCACCATCATCTCTGATCAGGACTCCCG TTACCAGGCAAGCATCCAAATGGCTCCTTATGAGGCTTTGTACGGAAGATGGTGCAGGTCACCTATCTGTTGGGATGACATGGAAGAAAGCAAACTTCTAGGCCCAGAGATTATGCTGATAACAGTTGAGAACGTTTGCCAAATTAAAGATCGATTACAAGCAACTCATAGCCGACAAAAGAGTTATGCAGATAATAGAAGGAGGAACTTGGAATTCCATGTGGGGGAACACGTGTTCTTGAAAGTTGCTCCTACTAAAGGAATTGTCCATTTTGGTGTTAAAGGTAAACTTAGTCCTCGTTTCATTGGCCCTTTCAAAATCTTGGAGTGCATTAGTGAG TTCTTAGGATTTGAGCTAAACAGTGATTTGTCTTACGAAGAGCAACCAGTAAAGATTGTAGACTTCAAGAAGCAAGAGTTGAGGAAGCGGGTCATTCCTCATGTCAAAGTTTAG